In the genome of Acidobacteriota bacterium, one region contains:
- a CDS encoding efflux RND transporter periplasmic adaptor subunit: MPSLKALIALLAAAALSLTLACSPDKPVQARDKETEKDKAEAVPVEVTHPFLTSMESTLNLTATVFSENQVPVYSETTGIVEAPPLEEGTQVRRGQVLARLKRQELDLSFQMAQSTLDKAQADFSRSEELYRGRLISQDTYDQVRYALDQARIARDQARVNLEKATISAPIDGVVAQRLVRMGDLVKPQQQLFTLVDMATVKANLFVPEKNVASVRPGADVRVRSDAFPDRPFAGSVERVAPVADPATGTFKVTVALENPSLLLRPGMFLSANVVLDTHRNALVVPKKCLVYEGESPMVFLVRQDKAHKTAVTPGLSDPMNVEILKGLGPGDRVVTIGQSGLKEGSPVKVLPSAGGGNASLALGF; this comes from the coding sequence CCTCGCCGCCGCCGCCCTTTCCCTGACCCTCGCCTGCAGCCCGGACAAACCGGTCCAGGCCAGGGACAAGGAAACCGAGAAGGACAAGGCGGAGGCCGTCCCCGTGGAAGTGACCCATCCCTTCCTCACCTCCATGGAATCCACCCTCAACCTGACGGCAACGGTCTTCTCCGAAAACCAGGTTCCCGTGTATTCCGAGACCACGGGTATCGTGGAGGCTCCGCCCCTGGAGGAAGGCACGCAGGTGCGCCGCGGGCAGGTCCTCGCTCGCCTGAAGCGGCAGGAGCTGGACCTGTCCTTCCAGATGGCCCAGAGCACCCTCGACAAGGCCCAGGCCGACTTCTCCCGCTCGGAGGAGCTGTACCGCGGACGACTCATCAGCCAGGACACCTACGACCAGGTGCGCTACGCCCTGGACCAGGCCCGCATCGCCAGGGACCAGGCCCGCGTGAACCTGGAGAAGGCCACCATTTCCGCGCCCATCGACGGCGTCGTCGCCCAGCGACTCGTCCGGATGGGGGATCTGGTCAAGCCCCAGCAGCAGCTCTTCACCCTCGTGGACATGGCCACCGTGAAGGCCAACCTGTTCGTCCCGGAAAAGAACGTGGCCTCCGTCCGGCCGGGCGCGGACGTGCGGGTGCGATCCGATGCCTTCCCCGACCGGCCCTTCGCCGGCTCCGTGGAGCGCGTGGCCCCCGTGGCCGATCCCGCCACGGGCACCTTCAAGGTTACCGTGGCCCTCGAAAACCCCTCGTTGCTCCTCCGCCCCGGCATGTTCCTTTCGGCCAACGTGGTTCTTGACACCCACCGGAACGCCCTGGTCGTGCCGAAGAAGTGCCTGGTTTACGAGGGGGAAAGCCCGATGGTCTTCCTGGTCCGACAGGACAAGGCCCACAAGACCGCGGTCACGCCGGGCCTTTCCGACCCCATGAACGTGGAGATCCTCAAGGGCCTGGGGCCCGGGGACCGGGTCGTCACCATCGGGCAGAGCGGTCTCAAGGAGGGCAGCCCGGTCAAGGTCCTGCCTTCCGCCGGAGGCGGCAACGCCTCCCTGGCCCTCGGCTTCTGA